The following coding sequences are from one Leptospira stimsonii window:
- a CDS encoding helix-turn-helix domain-containing protein produces the protein MSESDKINKNISKRFSEFFKTVGLTQDEFAKRISVARSNISSWKTGAHGISGSALKAMEHEFKLNSLWLLSGEGKMLLTEKEISNEEQAKTAWKSLVKSQKNPKLRRLLDLLSDSTLSDDQIDALEKTIRAMKH, from the coding sequence ATGTCTGAATCCGACAAAATAAATAAAAATATTTCTAAACGTTTTTCTGAATTTTTTAAAACGGTGGGGCTTACTCAGGACGAGTTTGCTAAACGCATTAGTGTAGCGCGTTCAAATATAAGTTCTTGGAAAACAGGAGCACATGGAATTTCCGGTTCTGCTCTTAAGGCAATGGAACACGAATTTAAATTAAATTCTCTCTGGCTTCTTTCTGGCGAAGGGAAAATGTTGCTTACTGAAAAGGAAATCTCGAATGAAGAACAAGCAAAAACAGCATGGAAGTCTTTAGTAAAAAGTCAGAAAAATCCAAAACTACGAAGACTCTTAGATTTATTGAGCGATTCAACACTTTCAGATGACCAGATCGACGCCTTAGAAAAGACAATTCGGGCAATGAAACATTAG
- a CDS encoding host-nuclease inhibitor Gam family protein, whose protein sequence is MATKKKTSKNTLVDLPDNNYLNRDDLTQAVAQLGEFKRQRDRITSETDDQISKLQNDLQEKISPLDLKIQHIAAGIKHYVDHNKEELFPDPEYKTCKLTTGSLKLRNIPASVKTRATAKFFEKILTENGLLQRFSNLVTRLSGVFLRVKLELNKEQILAEPLKAVQKIGVELNEESERLYISPSETDVEIEAIGDAA, encoded by the coding sequence GTGGCTACAAAGAAGAAGACGAGTAAAAATACTTTAGTTGATTTACCGGATAACAACTACCTAAACCGCGATGACCTCACCCAAGCTGTTGCACAGCTTGGGGAGTTCAAACGCCAGAGAGATCGAATCACGAGCGAAACAGACGACCAAATCAGCAAGCTCCAAAATGATCTTCAGGAAAAGATTTCTCCATTGGACTTAAAAATCCAGCACATTGCGGCAGGGATAAAACATTATGTGGATCACAATAAAGAAGAACTCTTTCCTGATCCAGAGTATAAAACCTGCAAGTTGACAACCGGATCTTTAAAGCTCAGGAATATTCCTGCCAGTGTTAAGACACGAGCAACTGCAAAATTCTTTGAGAAAATTCTTACTGAAAACGGCCTGCTCCAAAGATTCAGCAATCTCGTTACTCGATTGAGCGGCGTCTTTCTTCGAGTCAAGTTAGAGTTGAACAAAGAGCAAATCCTCGCGGAACCGCTAAAGGCAGTTCAGAAAATCGGGGTCGAACTCAACGAAGAATCCGAGCGTTTATATATTTCTCCATCCGAAACGGATGTAGAAATCGAAGCAATCGGAGACGCCGCATGA
- a CDS encoding terminase large subunit domain-containing protein, giving the protein MSSDIDLLESLLELGTKEFSKVKKKDRNLYGKEFGKESLTAFAKYIDPKFEDPLHIKSIIHLLENMERRKIQRGIINLPPRRGKSQICTRLFPAWYLGRHPDHNVILLSYSDGKAARFGRWVRDCVESNRFAQVFPNTKVRQDMRAAAEWETTEGGLVLSAGLKGGFNGDGADLLIVDDPYKNREEATSETISEKIIENFMSVGETRLSPNAIILIVHTRWLRNDLTGRLIGEDKEEFENEAL; this is encoded by the coding sequence ATGTCTTCGGATATAGATTTATTAGAATCGCTTCTTGAACTGGGAACGAAAGAGTTTTCTAAAGTCAAAAAGAAAGATCGAAATTTATACGGAAAGGAGTTTGGAAAAGAGTCTCTAACTGCATTTGCAAAGTATATCGATCCAAAATTCGAAGATCCACTTCACATTAAATCAATTATTCACCTCCTTGAAAATATGGAGAGAAGAAAAATTCAAAGGGGAATTATCAACCTTCCGCCGCGTCGCGGGAAAAGTCAAATCTGCACCCGGCTATTTCCAGCGTGGTATCTTGGAAGACACCCAGATCATAACGTTATTCTTTTATCATACTCCGATGGGAAAGCCGCTCGCTTCGGTCGTTGGGTTAGAGATTGTGTTGAATCAAATCGATTTGCTCAAGTATTTCCAAATACAAAGGTCCGCCAAGACATGAGAGCGGCCGCTGAATGGGAAACTACTGAAGGAGGACTCGTGTTAAGCGCTGGATTGAAAGGCGGGTTTAACGGTGATGGTGCTGATCTTTTGATTGTCGATGACCCCTATAAAAACCGTGAAGAGGCAACTTCCGAAACTATTTCCGAAAAAATCATCGAGAACTTTATGTCCGTAGGAGAAACACGTCTCTCTCCAAACGCAATTATTCTGATCGTTCATACAAGATGGCTAAGGAATGACCTTACTGGAAGATTGATAGGTGAGGATAAGGAGGAGTTCGAGAATGAAGCTCTTTGA
- a CDS encoding M23 family metallopeptidase: MIQILETLKSASFQIQKHFLNFEKIKEKQNYWNESVLSQVKTNRIESDAVHASLATFPSVVEPTFFCPVDEPHVTSPFGWRTLNINGKGSRQFHLGIDLGGEKDIKLPEDCVIKTILEKDDEYPVRFHYENGTWVDLISTKKIPKERAWTPFIIAVGVHTKNQYKFKHVDSQVSVGQNLKAGMVIGRSGNLGYSMGPHLHFEVWPWNEKKQSWPDPMDPAKFLKSKKLL, encoded by the coding sequence ATGATTCAAATTTTGGAAACTTTAAAGTCTGCATCGTTCCAGATTCAAAAACATTTTCTCAACTTTGAGAAGATTAAGGAAAAGCAAAACTATTGGAACGAGTCTGTTCTATCCCAAGTAAAAACGAACCGGATCGAATCGGATGCAGTTCACGCAAGTCTCGCAACGTTCCCTTCCGTAGTTGAGCCAACATTCTTTTGTCCTGTTGATGAGCCTCATGTAACGTCTCCATTCGGATGGCGAACCCTGAACATCAACGGTAAAGGTTCGAGACAATTTCACTTAGGAATCGATCTTGGTGGCGAAAAAGATATAAAACTTCCAGAGGATTGCGTGATTAAAACAATTCTCGAAAAAGACGATGAGTATCCGGTTCGCTTCCATTATGAAAATGGAACTTGGGTCGACTTGATCAGCACAAAGAAGATTCCCAAGGAACGAGCATGGACACCTTTCATAATCGCTGTTGGAGTTCACACTAAAAATCAATACAAGTTCAAACATGTCGATTCACAAGTCTCTGTCGGACAAAATCTGAAAGCCGGAATGGTCATCGGAAGATCCGGAAACCTCGGCTATTCGATGGGACCTCATTTACATTTCGAGGTTTGGCCTTGGAATGAAAAAAAGCAATCTTGGCCTGATCCGATGGACCCAGCTAAGTTCTTAAAATCAAAAAAACTTTTATAA
- a CDS encoding ATP-binding protein, with translation MSFVDTENTNKVIRAIKQTVDGSHWECIVGHVGAGKTFLYEHMLHFWRDYPNRFQVIEMGRCYESFDYNINQIMKVMISELSPDREIPGNAHAKQLILREILETAFKRKRKIVLLFDESQALSGKLLRDLKKIHEISIPGKENLFSIVMFGKNEGPWLRSLIKTQEIGWRIRKTNLEPLKDNEVLSFAERAFEVKFESGQNGQKSRQIFIQNTFPTPLGVKHQIQKIERTFPGWNRILTYEQAKIIFPQSFGEILKKLKITQREVAKRVREITGKELSKAAISTYLSGDESDIKKSRLSLDGQKMTIEAAMDLIRDRSPGDVQSAEVLLRTANE, from the coding sequence ATGAGCTTCGTCGATACAGAAAACACAAATAAGGTTATTAGAGCAATCAAGCAGACCGTAGACGGTTCACACTGGGAGTGTATCGTAGGTCACGTTGGAGCCGGTAAAACCTTTCTCTATGAACACATGCTTCACTTTTGGAGAGATTATCCAAATAGATTTCAAGTAATCGAAATGGGAAGATGCTACGAAAGTTTTGATTATAACATCAATCAGATTATGAAAGTGATGATTTCGGAACTTTCTCCAGACAGAGAGATCCCCGGAAACGCTCATGCAAAACAACTAATCCTCAGAGAGATTTTAGAAACAGCTTTCAAAAGAAAGAGAAAAATTGTTTTATTATTCGATGAGTCTCAAGCTCTCTCAGGTAAACTTCTTAGAGATCTAAAAAAGATTCATGAGATTAGCATTCCCGGAAAAGAGAATCTTTTCTCGATTGTTATGTTCGGGAAAAACGAAGGTCCTTGGCTCCGTTCTTTGATCAAGACTCAAGAGATTGGATGGAGAATACGCAAGACGAATCTGGAACCGCTTAAAGACAACGAGGTTCTTTCATTCGCAGAGCGAGCATTCGAAGTCAAATTCGAGTCCGGACAGAATGGACAAAAGAGTCGTCAGATTTTTATTCAGAACACATTCCCAACTCCCCTCGGAGTTAAACATCAGATCCAAAAAATTGAGAGAACATTCCCTGGATGGAATCGGATTCTCACTTATGAGCAAGCAAAGATCATCTTTCCACAATCCTTTGGAGAGATCCTTAAAAAACTTAAGATCACTCAACGTGAAGTTGCAAAAAGAGTTCGAGAAATTACGGGTAAAGAATTAAGCAAAGCCGCAATCTCTACATATCTAAGCGGTGACGAAAGTGACATTAAGAAATCAAGACTGAGTCTTGACGGTCAAAAGATGACGATCGAAGCGGCTATGGATCTAATAAGAGATCGTTCACCGGGTGATGTTCAGTCTGCGGAAGTCCTCCTAAGAACAGCAAACGAATAA
- a CDS encoding anti-CBASS protein Acb1 family protein: MSRKRKRNYNKEGIETYVGVSRLDSSEAAVRLDTLMHIASGKGVMGRDKLSGISANPKRIMPGTSRALYEENGFLANIVDSVAEDSTREWIEIQTNRDSDNKETGEKGLNISRILLNEMEEFDLRGKIEEHIRGSRMDHQGSILFWGIKSDIPQTNYVLGQPMPETIRNLEFINVIDASRFSVRRRSTDPLSKYYNEPLFSISGAELDSTRVHWLVNSWNWDSQRGISIVEKVYEGIVAIDTALWSVTSILFEMAVKVLTSDKIDDASPDKTMEFLRLLRHTLSTQSTAFLGKDETLTRLGNSGLSDSQMDSLFSFVFKILSGLSKIPASRILGQTQSVINIGGNDPSDMISYHEDVARFQELKVRAIIERFIQLKIRSTEGEIYHLLNGDYESLDWNFKFKSTIKSTEAAQADIRLKNAQSDQIYISTNVLSPDDVRGIRYPEMEAFGNYNQDNNEHLDFTTPENPIPEEDVIPVQQ, encoded by the coding sequence ATGTCCCGCAAAAGAAAAAGAAATTATAACAAAGAAGGAATTGAAACTTACGTCGGAGTATCAAGACTTGATTCGTCCGAAGCAGCAGTAAGACTCGATACTCTAATGCACATCGCATCTGGAAAGGGCGTGATGGGTAGAGATAAACTTAGCGGAATATCAGCCAACCCCAAAAGGATTATGCCTGGGACTTCCCGCGCGTTGTATGAAGAGAACGGGTTCCTTGCGAATATAGTCGACTCGGTCGCGGAGGATTCTACAAGAGAATGGATCGAGATTCAGACAAATCGAGATTCGGATAACAAGGAAACCGGTGAAAAGGGATTAAACATTTCTCGAATCCTTCTCAATGAAATGGAAGAATTTGATCTTCGCGGGAAAATTGAAGAGCATATACGAGGGTCGAGGATGGATCACCAAGGATCGATTCTATTTTGGGGAATTAAGTCCGATATTCCTCAAACCAATTACGTTCTTGGTCAGCCTATGCCTGAGACAATTCGAAATCTTGAGTTCATAAACGTCATCGATGCAAGTCGTTTCTCTGTAAGAAGGAGGTCCACAGATCCTCTTTCGAAATATTACAACGAGCCGCTCTTCTCCATATCCGGAGCCGAATTGGATTCAACGCGCGTCCATTGGCTGGTCAATAGTTGGAACTGGGATTCTCAACGAGGAATCTCTATCGTAGAGAAAGTCTACGAAGGAATAGTAGCAATCGACACAGCTCTTTGGTCTGTGACTTCGATTTTATTTGAAATGGCCGTCAAGGTATTGACTTCAGATAAAATCGACGACGCATCTCCTGATAAGACGATGGAGTTTTTGAGATTACTCAGACATACTTTGTCGACTCAATCAACAGCGTTTCTTGGAAAAGACGAAACGCTTACGCGACTCGGAAATTCCGGTCTCTCTGACTCTCAAATGGATTCGTTATTCTCCTTTGTCTTTAAGATCCTTTCAGGACTTTCGAAGATTCCGGCTTCACGAATCTTAGGACAGACTCAATCCGTAATCAATATAGGTGGGAACGATCCTTCCGATATGATCAGCTACCATGAAGATGTAGCGCGCTTTCAGGAACTAAAGGTTCGAGCGATCATTGAAAGGTTTATTCAGTTGAAGATTCGTTCAACCGAAGGAGAGATCTATCATCTCCTCAATGGTGATTATGAATCTTTAGATTGGAATTTCAAATTCAAATCGACAATCAAGTCTACCGAGGCGGCACAAGCGGACATTCGACTCAAGAACGCTCAATCGGATCAAATTTATATCTCAACAAACGTATTATCCCCCGACGATGTTCGTGGTATACGTTACCCAGAAATGGAGGCTTTTGGAAATTACAATCAAGACAATAATGAGCATCTTGATTTTACTACTCCCGAAAATCCAATTCCTGAAGAAGACGTGATTCCCGTTCAACAGTAA
- a CDS encoding helix-turn-helix domain-containing protein: MTAVSNKMKDLNQYISEKLKTLRQSYAGGKGISQSELGKLMGENANTISRWETGEYKPTTLDLWNLSQFFQVPISVFFNHREDSNELRVMKHKILTKQDREEILNFIKFKIWMRSPDRKKSGRPRNNERHN, from the coding sequence ATGACAGCAGTTTCAAATAAAATGAAAGATTTGAACCAATATATTTCTGAGAAACTTAAAACTCTTCGTCAAAGTTATGCTGGCGGTAAAGGAATTTCTCAGTCCGAGTTAGGGAAACTAATGGGAGAGAATGCGAATACAATTTCACGCTGGGAAACAGGAGAATATAAGCCTACTACTTTGGATCTCTGGAATTTATCCCAATTCTTTCAAGTTCCTATTTCAGTTTTCTTTAATCACAGGGAGGATTCAAACGAATTACGAGTGATGAAACATAAGATTTTAACGAAGCAGGATAGGGAAGAAATTTTAAACTTCATAAAGTTTAAAATTTGGATGCGTTCACCCGATAGAAAGAAATCCGGAAGACCACGTAATAATGAAAGACACAATTGA
- a CDS encoding DDE-type integrase/transposase/recombinase: MKQLDPDLFYDFYSAWRDAPSKHAKGEMMRKASSTFGLSEDAIRRRFEKYKTGLELSIVAGERKSKRKSNLNPERIDLRESEAKIIAEIVYSNLSGKNPIPISMELALRRARNSGQINLPWTISTANRWLNRLGLGRHEMRTAEASKMWREPYSNSTHMVDASVASRYYLNPRGRIEQHWFLDDKDEETTMLKNNLIKVWIYALVDVYSKAFFLRAYGGKALTPGAKHRGENTTDYLDFFKRAWLPKEDRRNPFEGIPEYIYSDKGSGLIGAKSALTRLGMTVRMHKPGRPKAKGPVERRIGVFKNIVEPAIDGKRFSDLEEFNEFLNLYVIHENQLRGTFDLWLSGTKLKPVRRVTEENFYDATVAFDHRVVNNYGCIEYRNHSYGVALDLVGQKVTLFKDREGNLVAEDRLGNLYICNPDGARSISQATGFETQSAENWKKTDRMRLRESIREGAKKQRKIATIADIFPESELENLRYFPVNTVPIETPATMAPAEFPDTESAWNYIERRLLAYRSEMPEQLVGAIQQRLESSISLRGNISNEEVYDLLNILNNIDFEIKDKQENAE; encoded by the coding sequence GTGAAGCAGTTAGATCCGGATTTATTCTACGACTTCTACTCCGCTTGGAGAGATGCTCCTTCGAAACATGCTAAAGGTGAAATGATGCGTAAGGCATCTTCAACCTTTGGCCTTTCGGAAGATGCGATTCGAAGAAGATTCGAAAAGTATAAAACTGGACTTGAACTTTCCATTGTTGCCGGGGAAAGAAAATCAAAGCGTAAATCAAATTTGAACCCGGAACGAATAGATCTTCGAGAAAGCGAAGCAAAGATCATCGCAGAAATCGTTTACTCAAATCTTTCCGGGAAGAATCCCATTCCAATTTCGATGGAACTTGCTCTTCGTCGGGCGCGTAATAGCGGACAAATAAATCTTCCGTGGACAATATCCACCGCGAATCGATGGCTCAATCGCCTCGGCTTAGGTAGACATGAAATGCGAACTGCGGAAGCCTCGAAAATGTGGAGAGAACCATATTCGAATTCTACTCACATGGTCGACGCGTCCGTTGCAAGTCGATACTATCTGAATCCTCGCGGACGTATTGAGCAACATTGGTTTCTGGATGATAAAGATGAAGAAACTACGATGCTCAAAAATAACCTGATTAAGGTTTGGATCTATGCACTCGTAGACGTTTATTCCAAAGCATTCTTCTTACGCGCTTACGGTGGAAAGGCTTTGACTCCGGGTGCAAAACATCGCGGTGAAAATACTACCGACTATCTTGACTTCTTTAAACGAGCATGGCTCCCAAAAGAAGATCGCAGAAACCCATTCGAAGGCATTCCAGAATACATCTACTCAGATAAAGGCTCTGGATTAATTGGTGCTAAAAGTGCACTTACGCGATTAGGAATGACGGTACGAATGCACAAGCCTGGACGCCCAAAAGCAAAAGGTCCTGTGGAAAGAAGGATCGGGGTTTTTAAGAATATCGTCGAACCCGCAATCGATGGAAAGAGATTCAGTGATTTAGAAGAGTTCAACGAGTTTCTTAATCTTTATGTGATCCATGAAAATCAACTACGTGGAACGTTTGATCTTTGGCTTTCTGGGACAAAATTAAAACCGGTTCGAAGAGTTACTGAAGAAAACTTTTACGATGCGACTGTTGCATTTGATCACCGAGTCGTAAACAACTACGGTTGCATAGAATACAGAAACCATTCTTACGGAGTAGCGTTGGACTTGGTAGGGCAGAAAGTAACTCTCTTCAAAGATAGAGAAGGCAATCTCGTAGCGGAAGACAGATTAGGAAATCTTTATATATGCAATCCAGACGGCGCACGAAGTATTTCTCAGGCAACTGGATTTGAAACTCAATCAGCGGAAAACTGGAAAAAAACGGATCGGATGCGATTGCGAGAATCGATTCGTGAAGGTGCGAAGAAGCAACGTAAAATCGCAACGATTGCCGACATATTTCCGGAATCAGAACTGGAAAACCTTAGATACTTCCCGGTAAATACAGTTCCAATCGAGACTCCTGCTACTATGGCACCGGCGGAATTTCCGGATACTGAATCCGCTTGGAATTACATCGAAAGAAGACTGCTTGCCTATCGTTCCGAAATGCCAGAACAGCTTGTAGGCGCAATTCAACAACGTCTTGAATCAAGCATTTCCCTTAGAGGAAATATCTCAAATGAAGAAGTATACGATCTTTTGAATATACTTAACAACATCGATTTCGAAATCAAAGACAAACAGGAGAACGCGGAATGA
- a CDS encoding DUF2213 domain-containing protein yields MKPEIAIRYDSATIELGGLTEDETFLRCPLVLARAGVFPYVYPDGRIVREAKLPEDLFSAETLASIPGRPVCDNHPPVSDNDGLITDKNYKLYAKGALGDSVQVKDDEIHTTQTIWDAELKNSMRRGEKLQISPGFRAVLDPTPGVYKGQRYDVRQRNIRFNHSAQLEKGRAGDSVRAYLDHADIPDNVNIAVIKTDSSQGENMADPTETESSGVVKEIKDFFLSLGLKPRKDAAEDPNATQPTPQVTTEADKNTATVQDQIKTKDELIKALQDKVKLIQGQFEEAQKLLQQALMPATQDAIAQRRLNIIETVKSLKPEAKTDGISEKELKILVINEAFPPQQGVRLDSLDDATLNIRFESAVELAREKAAIRGGGTQKPDGSGEARQDGDDLKKIKESRRNMNAIEEKK; encoded by the coding sequence GTGAAACCGGAAATAGCGATTCGTTACGATTCTGCAACCATCGAGCTTGGAGGACTGACAGAGGATGAAACTTTCTTAAGGTGTCCTCTCGTCCTCGCTCGTGCCGGTGTATTCCCCTATGTTTACCCTGACGGAAGAATTGTTAGAGAGGCAAAGCTCCCAGAGGATTTATTCTCTGCGGAAACTCTCGCATCTATACCGGGGAGACCGGTGTGTGATAACCATCCTCCTGTTTCGGACAACGACGGACTGATTACAGACAAGAACTATAAACTGTATGCAAAAGGTGCGCTCGGTGATTCGGTTCAGGTGAAGGACGATGAAATTCACACCACACAAACAATTTGGGACGCAGAATTGAAGAACTCCATGAGGCGCGGTGAGAAATTACAGATTTCCCCTGGATTCCGCGCGGTGTTAGACCCAACACCGGGAGTTTATAAGGGACAACGATACGATGTGAGACAACGGAATATCCGTTTTAATCACTCGGCACAATTAGAAAAAGGCAGAGCTGGCGACTCCGTTCGCGCTTACCTGGATCACGCTGATATTCCGGATAACGTGAATATTGCCGTTATCAAAACGGATTCTTCTCAAGGAGAGAATATGGCAGACCCAACCGAAACCGAATCATCCGGTGTAGTCAAAGAGATCAAAGATTTCTTTTTAAGTCTCGGATTGAAACCACGTAAAGACGCGGCAGAAGATCCAAACGCAACGCAACCAACTCCGCAAGTTACAACCGAAGCGGATAAGAACACCGCAACAGTCCAAGATCAAATCAAAACCAAAGACGAGTTAATCAAGGCCCTTCAAGATAAGGTTAAACTTATCCAAGGTCAGTTTGAAGAAGCTCAAAAACTCCTTCAACAAGCCTTGATGCCCGCTACACAGGACGCGATTGCACAGAGACGACTCAATATTATCGAGACTGTGAAATCACTGAAACCAGAAGCAAAGACGGATGGAATTTCCGAAAAGGAACTCAAGATTCTTGTTATCAACGAAGCCTTTCCTCCTCAACAGGGAGTTCGATTGGATTCATTAGATGACGCAACCTTGAATATTCGTTTTGAGTCCGCCGTTGAACTTGCCAGAGAAAAAGCCGCGATTCGCGGAGGGGGAACCCAGAAACCTGATGGAAGTGGTGAAGCTCGTCAAGACGGCGATGATCTCAAAAAAATCAAAGAGAGTCGACGCAATATGAACGCAATCGAGGAGAAGAAGTAA
- a CDS encoding helix-turn-helix domain-containing protein codes for MAKKSKSTSQKSNKTKQTPNAVSGYSTDGSLFKNIPLKDLKKKRNSPMQTDPAIPKDPEDTMTPEEVAALIKRTVRRVSFYRREGLLKKFWKFRDGRILYSRIGVEEFLQDHFFQSEDL; via the coding sequence ATGGCCAAAAAAAGTAAATCTACATCTCAGAAATCTAATAAAACCAAACAGACTCCTAACGCAGTTTCCGGTTATTCAACGGACGGATCACTTTTTAAAAACATCCCACTTAAAGATTTAAAGAAAAAACGAAACTCGCCAATGCAAACAGATCCTGCTATTCCAAAAGATCCGGAAGACACGATGACACCGGAAGAAGTTGCGGCCCTTATAAAAAGAACAGTCCGAAGAGTAAGCTTCTATCGGAGAGAAGGATTGTTGAAGAAGTTTTGGAAATTCCGTGATGGACGAATCTTATATTCCAGAATCGGGGTTGAAGAGTTTTTACAAGATCACTTTTTTCAGAGCGAAGACCTTTAA
- a CDS encoding phage minor head protein, whose protein sequence is MYPLSLERQYSNLWKKEISKFAEEINSKVLKQVEVYTSTSEARADSYFYIPAVRLDVSDLRGLLIQLKNQYGDFVPRKEFESQIKRNVHLIDAWSRDKTNEFVKKQYGAMNSPPVAGVVGGNRSDFRVPAIKIPEKESPQVWDRVNQMIKEQTNLASSAFRDHFEAVQKIVTDGLSKGLKYEDIASKIKAATGISERRAEFWATDQTGKFFNQQSRLRQTKAGFPGYFWRTQKDSRVRDPHKDVADKFYTWDSPPLVQRKGGLAAHLEPGDDWRCRCFREPAWGPKGTVPKISNAPKSPSQIQLPPRPQPKKIISISDTITLNLPDPTIQANIQKTLSDLDSILRFPPDRATASVHYLSGSMLKKNISGLFNPNTNRIELNGSQTFKNVYQSTFVHEFGHMMDYNWIGKPGRYESASPEFSEFKKVVQDTQLYKKLNKINNLGWLNEPGANSPVPLSPTQRKLIPYLLSSEELFARATELWTAKKTNSQNLIAQIRKKGNMNFVNHYWDENDFESVENVLDKIFKKLGYLK, encoded by the coding sequence ATGTATCCGTTGAGTTTGGAACGCCAATATTCAAATCTCTGGAAAAAGGAAATTTCTAAGTTCGCGGAAGAGATAAACTCAAAAGTTCTGAAACAGGTCGAGGTATATACTAGTACTAGTGAAGCTCGCGCGGATTCCTATTTCTATATCCCTGCTGTTCGATTGGATGTTTCGGATCTTCGAGGACTCCTCATTCAACTTAAAAACCAGTATGGAGATTTTGTTCCTCGCAAAGAATTTGAATCTCAGATAAAAAGAAATGTTCACCTGATAGACGCATGGTCTCGGGATAAGACTAACGAGTTCGTTAAGAAACAGTATGGTGCTATGAACTCTCCGCCAGTTGCCGGGGTTGTTGGTGGGAACCGATCTGACTTCAGAGTTCCTGCTATAAAAATCCCTGAGAAAGAATCTCCGCAAGTTTGGGACAGAGTGAATCAAATGATTAAGGAGCAAACAAATCTTGCTTCGAGCGCATTTCGGGATCACTTCGAAGCCGTTCAAAAAATCGTAACCGACGGTCTTTCAAAGGGATTGAAATACGAAGACATTGCATCCAAGATTAAAGCGGCGACCGGAATTTCAGAACGGCGAGCCGAGTTCTGGGCAACAGATCAAACTGGAAAGTTTTTCAACCAGCAAAGTAGATTGAGACAGACTAAAGCAGGCTTTCCAGGATACTTTTGGAGAACTCAAAAAGATTCACGGGTTCGTGACCCTCACAAAGATGTCGCAGATAAATTTTATACTTGGGATTCTCCTCCCTTAGTTCAACGCAAAGGTGGTTTAGCGGCACATTTGGAGCCGGGAGATGATTGGCGTTGCCGATGTTTTCGAGAGCCTGCATGGGGTCCCAAGGGAACCGTTCCGAAAATATCGAACGCCCCAAAAAGCCCATCTCAGATACAACTTCCCCCACGACCACAGCCAAAGAAAATAATTTCGATTTCGGACACGATTACTTTGAATCTTCCTGATCCTACGATCCAAGCGAACATCCAAAAAACTCTTTCTGATCTGGATTCCATTCTTCGGTTTCCTCCTGATAGAGCAACTGCAAGCGTTCATTATCTAAGCGGTTCCATGTTGAAGAAGAATATTTCGGGATTGTTTAATCCGAATACAAACCGAATCGAGTTGAATGGTTCCCAGACTTTCAAGAATGTTTACCAATCTACTTTTGTCCATGAGTTTGGTCACATGATGGATTACAATTGGATCGGAAAGCCTGGGAGATATGAGAGTGCTTCTCCTGAATTTTCTGAGTTTAAGAAAGTTGTTCAAGACACTCAGCTTTATAAAAAACTTAATAAAATTAATAATCTCGGTTGGCTTAATGAACCGGGCGCGAACAGTCCCGTTCCATTAAGTCCGACACAACGAAAGCTGATTCCGTATCTTCTTTCTTCAGAAGAACTCTTCGCAAGAGCGACCGAGCTTTGGACCGCGAAGAAAACGAATTCACAAAATCTAATTGCACAGATACGAAAAAAAGGTAACATGAACTTTGTGAATCATTATTGGGATGAAAATGATTTTGAATCTGTAGAGAATGTGCTTGATAAAATTTTTAAAAAGTTGGGTTATCTAAAGTGA